The following nucleotide sequence is from Bacteroidota bacterium.
AAAATTACTTTTCGCGTTCGTTATGCCGAAGTCGACCGTATGGGTTATGCACACCATGGCAATTATGCGGCTTATTTTGAAATGGGGCGCACCGAACTGATGCGAAAGGCCGGGGTGGTTTACAAAGAGTTGGAAGATCAGGGCATCATACTTCCGCTCTCTGAATTCAGTGTAAACTATTACAAACCAGCTTTGTATGACGATGAACTTATTCTGGTCACCAAGCTTGAACCACCTGCAGGAGTGCGTCTTGTGTTCAAATATTTTCTTTATAATTCGGCCAATGAATTACTGGCCGAAGGCATTACACCTCTTGTCTTTGTCGACCGAAGCACCCGTAAACCCATACGCCCACCTAAAGAAATTATCCGTTTGCTGGATGCGAATTTCAAAATAGAATAGCAAAACCTCAGCCTTCAATTTACTACCTTTGTTGCCAGAACTACTGATATGATCGATGAATTAAGCCATATCGAAGAAAAATACAAGAAAGCCTTTAAGGTATTGCTTGCCGATATTAAAAAGCGCAAGGAGGTAGATAGTACCGAAAACCTTGAGCAGGCTTTTCTTGATCTCGTGCAAACGCGCCAAAATGAAAAGCGATCGGGAGGGAAAGATTATGTGCTTAGCATGGTGGAAGCGGCACGCATCGGAGTGAATGATATTGGTCTGGGCCGCACTTCGCTTATTAGTCTTTTTGTTTACCATGCCATTGAAAAAAAGCAAATCGATATTACGGCCATTGAAAAAAAATATGGCGAAGCGGTAGCACTCATTGTCGATGGTCTTTCGAAGGTAATGAGCATTGAAGAGATAACGGTTTCGTCGCAGGCAGAAAACTTTAGACGCTTGCTTCTCAATCTTGCAAAGGATGTGCGGGTAATACTCATTATTCTTGCTGAAAGGCTTGAATACATGCGCGAACTGAAGCACATGAGCCAGGAAGAACAGATCAGAGCGGCGAGTGAAGCAGCATATTTGTATGCCCCCCTTGCCCATAGGCTTGGTTTGTACCTTGTAAAAACCGAGATGGAAGATATCTCCCTGAAATATACCGACCGCAAGACTTATAACATGATTGCGCACAAGCTCGACGAAACCATGCGTGAGCGTCAGGAGTTTATTGAAAAATTTATTACGCCCATCGAATCAGAATTAAAGAAACAAGGTTTTGATTTTGAAGTAAAAGGCCGTCCCAAGTCAATTTTTTCAATCTGGAACAAGATGCGCAAAAAGGAAGTAAGCTTCGAAGATATTTACGACCTGTTTGCCATCCGCATTATACTGAATACAGAACTTAAAAATGAAAAGTCAGATTGCTGGCAGGTGTACTCGGCTGTAACCGACATTTATCAGCCCAATCCATTGCGTATGCGCGACTGGATTTCGGTGCCTAAATCGAATGGCTACGAATCATTGCATACTACGGTTATCGGTCCCGATGGGAAGTGGGTAGAGGTACAAATTCGCACCTCGCGCATGAATGAGATTGCAGAAAAAGGGGTTGCTGCCCACTGGAAATACAAAAGTGGTGACACACAGGGTGGTGTTGATAATTGGTTGGCCAAGATCCGCGAAATTCTTGAAACTCCGGAGCCTGATGCCGATAATTTTATCGACGATTTTAAATTAAGTTTATACAGCAAGGAGATATTTGTTTTCACCCCTAAGGGCGACTTGCGCAAGTTTCCTGAGGGCGCTACCGTGCTCGATTTTGCCTATGACATACACACGGGCGTTGGTGGTACCTGCACAGGGGGTAAAATTAACGGTAAAGTGGTTCCCATCAGGCACAAACTGCAAAATGGTGACAAAGTAGAGATTCTTACTTCCAAATTACAGAAGCCCAAAATCGACTGGCTCAACATTGTGACCACAACCAGGGCCCAAAAGAAAATTCGACAAGCATTAAACGAGGAACAGGCCAAAGGGGCAGCTGAAGGAAAGGAAATGGTGAAAAGGCGCTTCAAAAACTGGAAAATCGAATACAACGATGAGATTATCCGGCGTATTATGAAGCGCTACAAATTGCCAAATGCCCAGGAGTTTTATTACCAGGTGAGTACCCAAAAGATTGATTTGTCCGATCTGAAAGACTTTATCAACGAAGAAGAAAAAGAAGAAGCAATATTAAAGGGCCTTGATGACATTGCACAGGAACCAAAAAGCAGTTCCCCTGAGAAAAGCACCAATCAAATGCTTATCATCGCCGAGCAACTGGCCAATATCGATTACAAACTGGCCAAATGCTGTAACCCCATTATGGGCGATAGTATTTTTGGATTTGTAGCCATTAGCGAGGGTATTAAAATTCATCGTACAAACTGCCCCAATGCGGCCCAGCTAATAGGCAAGTATGGTTACCGTGTGGTGCCAGCCAAATGGACACGTAAGAGCCCCGATTCGGTATTCCCTGTGAACATTCATGTAAAAGGCGAAGATCAGAAAGGGATTCTGCACAGCATATCAGAGGTATTTGCAAAAGACAATGCTGTTACCGTTCGTTCGATCAATATCAATACGGTCGAAGGGGCGTTTCATGGCATAATTGGTCTGGCAGTGCGCGACCTGACTCATCTCGACAGTCTTTTACAAAAACTTACAGCTATCAAAGGTGTTTATTCTGTGAACAGGTTGGAAAGTAATGCCTGAAAAAAAACATTTTAGTTTTATCTTTACAGAAACCAGCAGATTATGAAAAAGTCATTTCTATTCCTTTTGCTTCTCCTTCCAATGACTTTTATACGAGCACAGGAAACAGATCAGGTAGTCGATTTTACCGATGAAGCGATCATAGAAGTTACGGAACAACCAACACCGGTTTCAGTAGTTCCTGCAAAAAAAATAAAATTTGGTGCCGATGCCGGAATGGCTTATACGGTTTCTTCTGCAGGTTACAGTGGCCCATCATTTTTGCTTTCGCCTTATGCCAGTTATCCCATCAACAACCGCCTCAGTTTAAGGGCCGGGGTTTCGATGGAGTATAGTCAGTTTTATTACCCCCACTATGCCGCACCAGGAGAATCGGCCATGCTACCCATGACCCGCATGTTCCTCTATGCTTCCGGAAATTATAAAGTGAACGAAAGACTGGATGTGAATGGCGGAGTATATCAGCAAGTACAGTATGTTCCCAACCGAACTCCCGGACAAACTCAAAGTCAGTATAATTCTCATGGCATATCCATGGGGTTTAATTACAAGATTAC
It contains:
- a CDS encoding bifunctional (p)ppGpp synthetase/guanosine-3',5'-bis(diphosphate) 3'-pyrophosphohydrolase — encoded protein: MIDELSHIEEKYKKAFKVLLADIKKRKEVDSTENLEQAFLDLVQTRQNEKRSGGKDYVLSMVEAARIGVNDIGLGRTSLISLFVYHAIEKKQIDITAIEKKYGEAVALIVDGLSKVMSIEEITVSSQAENFRRLLLNLAKDVRVILIILAERLEYMRELKHMSQEEQIRAASEAAYLYAPLAHRLGLYLVKTEMEDISLKYTDRKTYNMIAHKLDETMRERQEFIEKFITPIESELKKQGFDFEVKGRPKSIFSIWNKMRKKEVSFEDIYDLFAIRIILNTELKNEKSDCWQVYSAVTDIYQPNPLRMRDWISVPKSNGYESLHTTVIGPDGKWVEVQIRTSRMNEIAEKGVAAHWKYKSGDTQGGVDNWLAKIREILETPEPDADNFIDDFKLSLYSKEIFVFTPKGDLRKFPEGATVLDFAYDIHTGVGGTCTGGKINGKVVPIRHKLQNGDKVEILTSKLQKPKIDWLNIVTTTRAQKKIRQALNEEQAKGAAEGKEMVKRRFKNWKIEYNDEIIRRIMKRYKLPNAQEFYYQVSTQKIDLSDLKDFINEEEKEEAILKGLDDIAQEPKSSSPEKSTNQMLIIAEQLANIDYKLAKCCNPIMGDSIFGFVAISEGIKIHRTNCPNAAQLIGKYGYRVVPAKWTRKSPDSVFPVNIHVKGEDQKGILHSISEVFAKDNAVTVRSININTVEGAFHGIIGLAVRDLTHLDSLLQKLTAIKGVYSVNRLESNA
- a CDS encoding acyl-CoA thioesterase, whose protein sequence is MPEDKITFRVRYAEVDRMGYAHHGNYAAYFEMGRTELMRKAGVVYKELEDQGIILPLSEFSVNYYKPALYDDELILVTKLEPPAGVRLVFKYFLYNSANELLAEGITPLVFVDRSTRKPIRPPKEIIRLLDANFKIE